Proteins encoded in a region of the Watersipora subatra chromosome 5, tzWatSuba1.1, whole genome shotgun sequence genome:
- the LOC137397369 gene encoding uncharacterized protein — translation MVLIEELLDRPPVASSLNQPGPKGQVITHCMNTTERPLTFRSGATIGSYTAVEALLVEEDDPLLVDAGPTSINGVVAYLEELFQKGPQRVNILVHLKRELGQSDNPSQTQTREGGRGREAGIGSAQTRAHQAHRRSLELPVVLVRKRHWKWRFCIDYWHINAVTEQDAYPLPRIDDNLDALSGSCYFSTLDLVSGYWQVLLDAEAQEESAFSTRTLLLYLDVIIVIAPHFGTHLHRLEEVFQRLHKSGLKLKPSKCELLQFQFHYLGHIVSQDGVFTDHKKVKAVAKWPSPRVVRELHEILGMGGYYRQYILEFDAIAHPLHRLTAKEEFWRYMERKHATYNMLNESISTAPILGYPDPRRQYILDTDASGCGVKAVLYQAQEGCERSWIDQGQCRIPKGLAGNPHGTPTPTVAELNLDAEGFPEGLTAQPEVTGSKSKLARTQATGQGQGRHVPCHRRWRGVASSTTRGREQRAGHLALNAGLSAHTTGWRAGSTRGPAGPRQIVGHLFPRQAGNHDVANACPGSVWGGKDYRSLPTDVVLARTDVHSQTANQELRGVPGNKAWRDKSGKSKRRLYAGLPWQNLAVNLVRSFFVTPRENKWVLVLTNQITRWQDGLALPDATAPVVGNALDERVFCHLGLPEQIHTDYGAQFESQLMTKLCQLWNMEKAHTTLYHPLANGTVVRNNRGLRDSLRVLLLARGHDQWDLLLPQLMRVYKSTTPLPRLEKQPTC, via the exons ATGGTACTAATCGAAGAACTTCTCGATAGACCTCCAGTAGCCAGTAGCCTGAACCAGCCAGGACCCAAGGGACAGGTCATCACCCACTGCATGAACACAACAGAGCGACCTTTGACCTTCCGGTCCGGAGCCACTATCGGCAGTTACACTGCAGTGGAGGCCCTACTGGTTGAGGAGGACGATCCCTTATTAGTAGATGCCGGGccgacttcaatcaatggagtggTAGCTTACCTTGAGGAATTGTTCCAG AAAGGACCTCAGAGGGTGAACATTCTAGTCCACTTAAAGAGGGAACTCGGCCAATCTGACAACCCCTCACAGACTCAGACCAGAGAGGGAGGCAGAGGCAGAGAGGCAGGCATAGGATCTGCTCAAACAAGGGCTCATCAAGCCCACcggaggagcttggagctcccaGTGGTGTTGGTCCGGAAGAGGCATTGGAAGTGGCGCTTCTGTATTGACTACTGGCATATCAATGCTGTCACGGAGCAGGATGCCTACCCGCTACCCAGGATCGATGACAACCTGGATGCCTTGTCCGGCAGTTGCTACTTTAGCACGCtcgacctggtgagcgggtattggcaggtactcCTGGATGCAGAGGCGCAGGAGGAGTCGGCTTTCTCGACACG AACGCTGCTGCTATATCTGGATGTTATTATCGTCATCGCACCGCATTTTGGTACGCATCTACATcggctggaggaggtcttccagagactccacaagTCCGGACTAAAGCTGAAACCATCCAAGTGCGAGCTATTGCAATTCCAGTTCCACTACTTGGGTCACATAGTAAGCCAAGATGGAGTCTTTACAGATCACAAAAAGGTGAAGGCAGTTGCAAAGTGGCCGAGTCCACGCGTAGTGAGGGAACTCCATGAAATCCTTGGGATGGGTGGCTACTACCGGCAATATATCCTGGAGTTTGACGCTATAGCACACCccttgcaccgactgactgcaaaGGAAGAGTTCTGGAGATACATGGAGAGAAAACACGCCACTTACAACATGCTGAATGAGAGCATCAGCACCGCCCCAATTTTGGGCTATCCGGATCCTcggaggcagtacatcctggacacgGACGCCAGCGGATGTGGAGTGAAGGCTGTGCTGTACCAAGCACAGGAAGGCTGCGAGAgg AGCTGGATCGACCAAGGGCAATGTCGCATACCCAAGGGGCTGGCCGGCAACCCACATGGGACTCCCACCCCAACAGTGGCGGAATTGAACCTGGATGCTGAAGGTTTCCCTGAGGGGCTAACAGCCCAACCAGAAGTGACAGGTTCAAAGAGCAAACTGGCGAGGACACAGGCTACCGGACAGGGACAGGGCCGTCATGTACCGTGCCACCGCCGCTGGAGAGGAGTTGCCAGCAGCACAACTAGAGGTCGGGAGCAGAGAGCTGGACATCTTGCATTGAATGCGGGGCTCTCTGCGCATACAACAGGATGGCGTGCTGGAAGCACGCGTGGTCCCGCAGGGCCACGCCAGATAGTGGGCCATCTGTTTCCCCGCCAGGCGGGAAACCATGATGTGGCAAACGCATGCCCTGGCTCAGTCTGGGGTGGGAAGGACTATAGGTCGCTTCCAACTGATGTAGTACTGGCTCGGACTGATGTCCACAGTCAGACGGCTAATCAAgagttgcgaggtgtgccaggcaacaaagcatggagggacaaaaGTGGCAAGAGTAAAAGGAGGCTCTATGCAGGACTACCTTGGCAGAACTTGGCCGTGAATCTGGTGAGGTCATTTTTTGTCACGCCAAGGGAgaacaagtgggtgctggttcTCACCAACCAAATCACCCGGTGGCAGGACGGcttggcactacctgacgccacAGCCCCGGTGGTCGGCAACGCCCTAGATGAGCGGGTATTCTGCCACCTGGGATTGCCTGAGCAGATCCACACAGACTATGGGGCgcagtttgagagccaactgatgaccaaactgtgccaactctggaacatGGAGAAGGCCCACACGACTCTGTATCATCCACTGGCAAATGGAACCGTGGTGCGGAATAACCGTGGACTCAGAGACTCCCTGAGGGTGCTGCTCCTAGCTCGGGGACATGACCAGTGGGACCTACTGCTCCCCCAGCTAATGAGGGTATACAAAAGCACCACCCCCCTTCCGCGACTAGAGAAACAGCCAACATGCTAA